Within Lolium rigidum isolate FL_2022 chromosome 5, APGP_CSIRO_Lrig_0.1, whole genome shotgun sequence, the genomic segment acggcggaggcggcggctgctgcgacagcgccgccgacgccgcgctGCAGGAGCAGTTCGACGCTATGGGAATGAAGCCTGGCCGCGCATGCGCCCGTCTCGTCAAGTCCATCCTCTGTTCTGTACGTACTCAACTCACTCTCACTTGCTCCTTCTATTCTCGTTGTTATTCTCTTCCGATATGCGATGCTGGTCTTGTCTTCACTTTACTTCAGCTCCAGTGTCGGCGTCGTCGTGTGTTTGACCTGTGACGATGATGGCAAATTCGGGCCTGCTTTGCGTGGCCGCCACGTCTATCTACAAGGAAATacatttaaaattaaaattaaagtcATATTACCAAATAATTAAAATATAAATAGGCTAGTCCTATTCTAGAGCTCGCTGCCACGTTGCCGGTGCGGCTGATGATCCCACTCGACACTGATGGTGTGTCGTATGCCCGAGGATTCGACTCCAGCTTTAGTTGGATggcccatgccgttggcggctctCTCCGTGGCGACCTTCCATCATGCGAGGCCTTCCTGAGGTGGCGCTGCGCCTCCGCGTTCTCCCTCGCGCACACGGTGGCGCGTGCGATGAACTTGGCTTCCCCGTGTGCGCAACGTCAAGCTAGCCCATACACGGCGGCATGCCTACTCTCTCGCTAGTGATTCGCGTGCCACTCctggccgagctcctcctccagccggtaCTCCTCCTGCCGCTCAGGCGAGGGGAGCGGGAGCTACCGTttcgcgcgcgggaactttcccacGATCTCCTCCCACTCATTCGCATCTGACCTCAAGGCTGCCGAAGATGAAGCAGGCCAGCGTCATCACTAGCGAGGAAAAGTAACCCTTGATGGGTACTTCTATGCATGCCTTGCCAGGGACGGAGCTGCTTCATAGGGGCTGGTGTCAGCTGACACCCATGGAAAACACAAAAGTCTTCACTAATTAGCAATAGCTAATGATTATTTATAAAACATGACCCCAGTGAAATAGTGAGAATATAGACATGACCCCATTAAAAAAAAATTCCTAGCTTCGTCCCTGTGCCTTGCTGATCATGCATCCCTAGTAGATACCACAAAACTCAAAATGGCAGAACTTGTTGCGGTAAGTTGCAAAACATTTTGTGGTACAAAAAAATAATTTAGCAAAATAGATACGGCTAAAAAATGAGAAATGTGTGTGGGCCCAATTTTATTCCTATCCTTTCTTCTCCCATCTTCCAGCCGCTGAGCACCACCTCACAGGGAAGGTGACCAAGTTTGCCAACGGTGCCGTAAGGCACGCTCGGTAATTCATGTTTTTGTTGCTTCGTTTAGACTTAAAACACTTCGTATGAGGATTCAACCTTGGATGAAGAATGAGACCTTTCCAAGGAAGAGGACAATGCCATGATTTTGGCTTTGCACGCGAGACATTGGCCAAACACGGTGGCTTCGTGTTGGGTCGAGAGATGTTGCAAAGGAAGAGGTTCGAAGGAAACAACAAGTTGATGTGAAGGTACTTCGTGGAGAATCCAAATTTACTCCGAGCGCTACTTTCGGCGTCCATTTGTGCTAACTGTTTGTTGATGATCGAACTAATTAACTATTTATTTGTGATGTAATAATAATTAAGTATGATttattttagatttttatgaCGTGTTTGATCTTGTTTATTGCGTGTATGTAGGAGTATCAAAATTTGTTTGTTGGTGCTCTAGGGCATCTGAAAATGATGCAGATGTTTTGGTGCCAAAAACATGAAAAAAGATGAAAAGTTGTGCGGAAATTTAATTCGGTTTCGAGGTGCTTATGCTCCAtctaaaatttttttttttgatgtgtTGATAATTTTGACAAAATAATTTACATGTATTATTTCCACACGTTAAGTTACACGGAAAATCGATatttttatggtctatgtaaaaaaacaAGGTTAAGAGAGACATGAAGAACCGCTCGGGTCGCTCCCCCTCCTGGGCGACCTAgggcggaaaccctagccgccgccgtcctcccctcctcctcccgccctcctcgtcgtccccggaggtcgtcgccggcgaagccgggcgcggccggtgatgggggcggcggggctcCTCGCGTGATCCCTCCGTGCGGCGGAAGGAGGCTAGCCTCTGCACGGGGGGATGGTCCCGGACCGTggagggtggtggcggcgcggccccttgcCGGGCGgccggtgatggtggcggcggcatggCCTTGATCTGGGGGCGCagctctcctcttcctcgtcgcggccttcgggcgggcggtgatgggggcggcgtagCAAACCCGGAACCTGGCGGCGCGATCCTCTCCTTCCGTCCTAGCCTCGGCATCGCCGGGCCAACGGTGATGGAGACGGATCTCGCACTGCTCCTCCTCAAGGTTTGGGACCACGGCaacaagggcggcggccctggatggcggtggcgccgttgacctggtggcaggtggcgggcgtggtcctagggtctctcttgcgtgaagaggaagacctaccggacgcctggactcgtgatctagccggagtgttgagttctggaaggctccaccggcgaatgtaacagtgctttgtgcctggagtttgctggatcggtggtattcggtcgtgcgcacccatgcttttattccgaccgattggttctggagggagcggcgcgaagctctttttctcgtgttgacatcaagtgactatggatccatgatgaaagtcggaagaagagaagtacatgaaggccggaggggaggactagctaagggaggttcaagtcttcgcgctgttgagggacttgcttggtgttccgggcctcACAACAACGGTATgatagtgggggcgacaacacaggtgaagttcagagtcctacctttcagggtgaaatcccaaggtctggccttaactggttgtgcctggcaatgaccttgttggaggtattgttttgagagtggggactatcttcagggtgaaaacctaagatcgttgatcgggcgacgacggtgttagagcacctgttcccttcttggaggcgtcgtttttggagagtctgtatttcaggtgttgtcttggcggtggatgtattgttgttgttaggcccgagatactgtagcaggacttttatttcttagttttcttttccttgtttttggctgtgtgcatccgtagtgccattggggtggtgcgttgttgcagaggctgggtgtaattgatatctttttgatattaatatattccctttatcgaaaaaaaaatgtaaaaaaacaaaatttatcttgtgaaaagccttacttttagtattatattttatcttttttacacacgccatatGATAGGTTGACTTTTCATGAAGCGAGTTCGTgggcacgtagcacgtgaagttGTAGGTGCGATTCTTTTTTCAAATTCttaaacatttcaaaatacttccTCGGTCCAAATTAATTAATTCAACTTTGTCTGTATTAAATGTATTTATTGACTAGATAGTAGATACATATATACATATACCTAGATAAAGTTAAATCAATTAATTTAAATAGGAAGAATTATATTTaactaagatgcatttcaaaataaaatggAAGCGTATGTTCCCATGTGCTCTCTATTTTAGTGCATTCCATTGGAACTTGGAAAAGCGACCGACGGTCCACACCGGTGCCTGCTTCCACCACTCTCCGCCGTTGCCGGAGGAAGCACTCGTCAAGCCCGCACGGCCGACGGCCTCTCGGCCTAGGGCTCAGTGGCGCCGGCCCCCGGATCCAGAGAGGTTGGCCTGATCTAGACCTGACACGGCGAGCTCCCGAGTGGCGCGCAACACCGATTCATGGCGGCGGAGGCTGCGGGCCAGCGCGGTGGCAGCTAGGGTCGCCGGCGGCACGGTGCAGCCGCCAGTCCTTGGTACGAAGCCACTAGATCGCCTCAAAGCCTCTACCAGTGGCGGCTTTGCCTTGTGTGGCAGCCCCCGGCGTCCCGGCGTTGCGCTGGCCTGGCCGGTGCCATCATCCTTCGGCTTCCGTCTCCGGCGACCTGGTTCCCCCATCTATGGTTGCCTCTGCTTCGGCGGTCTGTGTTCACAGGTCAGGGAGAAATTCTTGTTCGGCGTGACAACGGTGTCATGTTCCTGAGTCCTGACTGGACCTTCTCCAGCTGTGACATATCCTACCGTTTTCTCAATACAAAGACATGCTCACATGCAGAACTagtgagagcaagtacaataaggcttAGGCAGCAGGCTATAAGGATTTAAATATAATATatgtgcttagttggaggagagagaagaagagagagaagATGGGTGGGCTCTAATGCaatagctagctctagcacgtgctcctaggcactttgtgagactaagactgctcatagtgcaagtaacttcactagtaactaagtgtccaactcagcaagtttgcttatgtggcagtgaattaatgaggagagaggatgatggagtaacatagctagttactgtaacatcacacttcccaagatacaatgagtctacaagctaattaatgaaaACATCTAagatactactttgatgttactaaccactatgaaggtagtaacatagagtaataacaaatgcatgttactactctatgttacttcccactatgactagtctaaataGTGGGCCATGTATTGATAAAGTAGTGCATTCTTAGagcttactattgtacatgctagctatatgTTGGCTATAAATGAGGTGACATATTGCTTATAGCCATCAACTGGCTATACTATTGAACTTGCTCCGACGTTATGAATACTGAATATTATTGCAAGAACTACTATGTCATGATGAATAATTAATATTATTGTGTTGCTTACAGCTCCTTTTCCATGTTTTCAGAAATGCAATCCGTTCTCGGCTGATCTGTTTGGCATTGGGTCCACTGCACGTATAGTTCCTCTCTTGTGCAGCTCTTCCTCGGCACCAAATTATTCTCAACCTGAGGATCCCAGAGGGTACTACTGTGAGCAAGTTTGGAAAGTTTGCAAAAGCACAGCAATATCCAACTCCCCTTTTCAGCCAATAAATGTTGCGCTTACTGGTTCAGCTTCCATGCTTACTGATTTTTGGCACTCAGAAAATGACTTTTGTGCGTCACATTCCGGTACATCACACAACCAGTCAGTATGCTTCAATGGGCAGGGGGTCTCGTTTAATGCTAGGAAGGACTCTTCACCATCTCCTACTCCTACTGGGGTTTGCCTTGAGAAGATTGGTAATGGATCCTACCTTAACATGGCTGCTCACCCTGATGGGTCCAACAAAGCCTTCTTCTCTAGACAAGATGGGAAGATATGGTTGGCTACTCTTCCTGAACCAGGAATGCAAGACGGTCTGCAAATTGACGAGATGAGCCCATTTCTTGATCTCGCGACAGAAGGTCACCTCAGTTCGGACCTTGGACTCGTGGATCTAGCGTTTCATCCGGATTTTGCAAACAATGGGCGTTTCTTTGTTTCATACATTTGTGATGGAACTCAGTCACCCAACTGCACTGGTAGGTGTTCGTGTGATCAGGAAGTGGAATGTGATCCCTCAAAGCTCGGCTCTGATAAAAATGATGCACACCCTTGCCAGTACCATCTAGTTATCTCAGAGTATTCTGCGGAAGgttcaccatcaagattttcttttCGAGGATACACCATGGAAAGGTGTATCAATCGCATAGAAGAAAGCCAAAGAAGGCAAAGTTGATGCTGCCCACAAGGGGGAGCAGCTCCCCACGCACGCCTACTCTCCTAGCTGCCACGGGAGAAGACTAGGGTCAAGAAAAACAAAAAGGGTGCCACGGAAGAGCTTGGCCAGCCGCCACCGATCAAACTCCTGACTAATCCTGTCTCTAATGGTGAACTGCGAGGCCGCCACGCCGTTGAAGACCACATCGTTCCGGTGCCTCCAAATACACCAGAACACTAGGATGATCGCGGTCCACATGTCCCGCCTATGGGCCGTCGGGCAGGTACGTGAAAACCACCACTCCAGAAGCTCGGTGTCCGCCGCTGGGAGCCAGTCCTCCTTGCCCCAACAGCGAAGGGCCCAAAACCAGACCTCCCGCGACACCACGCAGCCAAGGAGCAGATGCTGCAGCGACTCTGGCTCCTGGTCGCATAACGGACAGGCCGCTGGGCGAGGCAGGCCACGTCTCTGAAGTCTATCCGCTGTCCAACAACGGTTCTTTGCGGCGAGCCACGCAAAGAACTTGCAACTGTATGGAGCCCGGGAGAGCCAAATCTCATCGGAGATAGGAGCCCTCACCTGTCCCGCGAAGAAGGCTCCATACGCCGACTTGGCGGAGTAGCGACCGTCAGGCGACCATCTCCAGAGAGGTAAATCCTCTCGTTCGGGGTCCAAGtggaccatcaagattttctgagGTATATATAGACGTGTGTATTCTCTTCTTTGCAGTTATTTATAATATTTAGCTTCATTTCCCCGGGTAAACATTGTATATCTACCCTTCTTCTTTGATAGGCAACATATGCTGATCCATCAGAAGTCAGAAGGGTATTTTCAATGGGGCTCCCATATGTTTCTAACCATGCTGGTCAGCTCCTTTTTGGACCTACCGATGGATACCTATACCTTTTCACGGGAAATGGTGGGATAAGAGGTGACCCTTTGAACTTCTCCCAGAATAAGAAGTCACTCTTGGGAAAAATCATGAGGCTCAACATTGATGAACTTCCAGGTACATTAAAGATGGACACATAAATGATACATGCATCTTAAAGATGTTGTTCATTTTCTCTCTTTTTGGTATACTTTTGTGTCTACATATCCGTATTTCCCCATTTTCAGTTAAATAACCATTATATCAACGTAGTTAGAAAATATTGTAAATGTCGAAGCtggcacaaaagctaaaagggttAAGCAGGCTCACTAGTTCAAGGGTTAGATATGCTTCCAAAAAAATAATGCGTAGTTATCCTGACGGAAACATTTGAAGTACCATACAACATTGACCTAGTGCTTATTTGCATGTTGAAAGTTAAATTACGTTAATTAATTATAAAGCAATATTGCCAGTAGTCTAGTTGACTATGTGTGGCTGTGAATCAAGGCCATGTACTTCAGAATTTGTGTTTTTCACCTTCAGAGCAACAGAAGCACTACTGGACCACTCAAAGCCGTATCATGTTGCTATTGTT encodes:
- the LOC124651983 gene encoding HIPL1 protein-like, with protein sequence MSIQQLPLLLILVCSSFIHGASPLCTDSRAPVVLNVTLKFCPTDGGGGGCCDSAADAALQEQFDAMGMKPGRACARLVKSILCSKCNPFSADLFGIGSTARIVPLLCSSSSAPNYSQPEDPRGYYCEQVWKVCKSTAISNSPFQPINVALTGSASMLTDFWHSENDFCASHSGTSHNQSVCFNGQGVSFNARKDSSPSPTPTGVCLEKIGNGSYLNMAAHPDGSNKAFFSRQDGKIWLATLPEPGMQDGLQIDEMSPFLDLATEGHLSSDLGLVDLAFHPDFANNGRFFVSYICDGTQSPNCTGRCSCDQEVECDPSKLGSDKNDAHPCQYHLVISEYSAEGSPSNVSEATYADPSEVRRVFSMGLPYVSNHAGQLLFGPTDGYLYLFTGNGGIRGDPLNFSQNKKSLLGKIMRLNIDELPELNEVANLSIWGNYTIPKDNPYADDSNLRPEIWALGLENPWRCSFDSGRPFHLYCADDVQDQYKVIDLISKGGNYGWVRVYEDQHVGYPPWAAQVTKPTQGIIFPIMGYKVSSSASENMESASIVGGYVYRGAADPSLYGRYLFADMYTSAMWTGTDGSGKYTSTSIPLRCSKKTPIPCDESANGPLGLIFSFGEDNKLDVFILASQGTYRIVQPILCGYADLNPAATDVVTPSGGSNRISALMKVLVTVLSILTASVASLVAWRCFCNNTSFYCNENVQVTNNNTMHGDSPSGKPGGIEFAICMPEERRGR